A segment of the Lycium ferocissimum isolate CSIRO_LF1 chromosome 5, AGI_CSIRO_Lferr_CH_V1, whole genome shotgun sequence genome:
TTAGTAATTGTTTTTACGTGATTGTTAACTAGTTTTTGAGTCTGaaattctttcgtgctaattcATTTTGAGCTTTTCTCGTTTGATTTCATCATGAATTGCTCTACTTTTGTCCATTTGCTTTGATTGTCCGTTCTTAGTGTCACATAACTTCCACTCCGAACCGATGCTTGGGTACTAATAGGAAATAGTTTGAGATTGTAGGTTCTTGACGAGTTTAGGTACAATCCATTGAGTGAGAAAAAAAGGCAAGAATGGTGAGAACAATAGAGTGGTGCTAGCCAAGCACAAACGAGTGCAAATACGAGCGTTAGTGAGGAACTCTTACTAATAAATTTGTTTACTCGTTTTGTAGGTAAAAAATAGGTTTTATAGGGAATCGTGTCGTGTATAGCCTCGGATCCTTGTGATGATGACATGGGAGGCTATGACCATGGTGAGGATGGATCTTATGAAGTCGATGATCGTCAATGCGGCTATGAACCGTATGGTGAAGAGTACTACTACTCCAGGAATGACTATGAGGCCAATGGTTCCCATGGATCTTATGACGAAAAAGGAGGAGTAGTAGAACCGTATGAGGACGACCATGGTGAAGATGAAGGTTCCTATGCTACATACCATGAGTATGAGGACAACGTGAGGTACAACACTTATGCGCTTTCTTTGTGAATcaattggtgttgaattttatggGAGTGAAAGTCGTGATGAACTTCATGGTTCTTGTGATTATATGCCTTGTGAAGGGTATGACCATGTAGATAGTGATATTGCATCTGTTGAATATGAGAGATCTTATAGCAATTATTCATATTCATCGACTTATCCTAAATCGTATCCTAGTCAAGGTGGTATGTATGCGTTTGTTTGGGGGAATGGAGGTAGTCATATGAGAAGAGGAGGCTTTACATTGCCTACTTGTAGTAGGAAGACGTATAGTACTTATTACCCTCATGCAAATACGACTTACTCTTAATATCATGCAGGAATGTTAAATAAGGGGTGCCTAGTCCTGAAGTCTATGTTAACAATGAAGTACCTTGGTGTGATGGTGGATTGAGTGTTGTGATTAGGGATCATCCTTTTTAGCATCATGAATGTGATGAGGTGTGTATGGCTCAACTTGTATAAGAAAGAAAATACCTATTCATTGCAAGGGGCAAGGTTGAAGGTAGTGTTGGGTCTATGGTCATTGATGATGATAGTGACATTAATGTGGTAAGTTCTACCTTAGTGGAGTATGTGAAGTTGCCAACTCAAGACCATTACCAACCCTATAGACTTCGAATGATGCAAAATTGTGTTGAATCAAAGGTTTCAAAGCAAGCTTGGGTAAAGTTTCGAATTGGCAAGTACTACGATGAAGTACTTTGTGATGTCCTAGCCTGGGCATAACACGATACtcggtgccttgctgcatgtgaccAATCCAATCACATGGCTtactgaatcaacatggggtaTTTACTGATGCagaatataatataacatgcaTGGTGAGAATGAAGCATAGGTTAAGTAATCATTAGTCtgaaattaaatgaaaaatgttgaGCCAAtactggctatacgactctgaatatctgacatGACTTAACTGAactagtctagtctatgaaacctcttaCATAAGTCTGACTGCTAAACTGTTTACCGAGACAAGGACTCCCGGCACACCATTACTGCATAactgataataaataaataaagataaaatcctaaatgagatggggctcaccaatgtGAGGTACGTCCAAGGAGCACGGCCCATGCATAAATGCATGGCCCGTTCATATTGacgtaaaaagtacttttaCCGTTCCAAGGGAATCCAACCACGTCCACTCTTGGTTTTTGAGTCTCTAAGCATAAACTTAACttggttatatttttttacatttttattggGCTATACCGACTCGAACCGTAGACCTTCTCGGTAAAACAGATCaaacttattattatttatctcctccttgggatcattcgtcctcgaatgatgggtcatggttaagaatatggTTGGACATGGATTGAATACATGAATGTGAAGAAAACATGACATGGAACATGGGAACTGAACTACATGACATGGTTTCTTGAAAACATGATCACTGAAACATATGGGTACTAAATATATGAACGTGAATCTGAAACGTGAGACATGAATACGTAAGGGACATGACATGGATTCGGAAGGTATTTACCTTGATCGTTTTCTGCTTGTTCTTCAAGCAAATGAGGATACCTggatttcatgtcctcttcggcttcccatgtatcCTCTTCgactttctgactcctccacaagacctttactgaggctacttctttagtcctcaacttgcgaacctgacgatcaagaatagccaCTGGGATCTCTTTATAGGTTAGGCCATCCTTAACCGTTATAGTATCAGTAGGAACAACCACGACGGGTCTTCCACACACTTTCTCAACGTGGATACGTGAAACACTGTGTACACGGCAGCCAACTCTTATGGCAActcaagctcataagctacttgaccaacCCATCGCCGGAatctataaggtccaatatatccgGGACTGAGTTTCCCTTTCTTGTCAAACTCATCACACTTTACATAGGTGAAACCTTTAAGAACACCCTATTATCAACTTGAAACTCTGAGTCTCTGCGCCGCACATCTGTATaggacttctggcgactctgagccattctcaaacgctcttgaatcaacttgactttctctatagcctgatagaccaaatctattcccaacaactctgcttcaccaacttcaaaccaaccaatgggtgatctacactttcgcttATACAGAACTTCAAATGGTGTCATCTTgatgctagcatgataactgttattatagaaaattcaatgagtggcaagtgatcatcccaactacctttGAAACATAGGACACATGCTTTCAACATATCCTCGCAGTCTGAATATTACGCTCTGCCTGGCCATCTGTCCGAGGGTGAAAAGTTGTGctgaggttcaccttggtacaCAATCccttctgaaaggatttccagaagttcGCAATGAACTGAGCGCCACGATCTAAAATAATAGAAACTGaggtcccatgcaatctgacaatttcatgaatatacaacttggcatagtcttctgctgaatatgtggtcTTAACTGGCAAAAAGTCGGCTGACTTAGTAAGTcggtccacaatcacccaaatcgagtcaTGTCTTCGCGATGAGCGAGGGAGACCAGATGggtataaattattcatgtaattttaatataaaaatataatattttagaaataaaacatgaataatttatatcatATTCTCTCACTTTTCTAACAAATCTTGCAggaaaagaatacatgaaaaaaaagaagaagcaagaaCTAAAAGCCAATAAAAGAGAATGCATCCATGACAACTTCACCAAAGACTACACAAAGTCAAGAGAAACAAAGTTATGACAAATTCTCACCAAAATTTCATGATAAATTGCCATGCCAATTTCTCAAGATTGCATGATAATTTACCATGCCAATTTCTCATTAaggaaatattattatattgaaTTTCTCTTGCAATGTCGCTCCAAGACTTCTAGgaatttttctataaataggCATATGTTttgtagaagaaaaaaaaaacaatctttGATCCTTTTTGCATCCAATAGTGAAgaggacacaagaactagtctTGGTGTCTCTCTTGGCTCTTTcttgtagtaaaaaaaaaaaaattctcttagTCTTTATTTGTATTTAGTTTtctactccataatggagtaAGTTTCCTTGGTTGGGATACTAGATGAAGCTTGATGAAgctattataataaatatctttattttattatcttcTTATGTTGAGATTTTCTCTTTATCATCTTTATACACCAAGGTATATATCTATTATTGGATATAATTATATCTCTTTACAAAAATCTTTAtcttgttattttatttcttattcggGAGAAGAGAACGACTTAaacaagtttattgatttaaatgatCTGTATCCTATTtcttttagtcctaattctcGCGGAGGGATTAACTCAAATAAGTTATTGATTTACAtgatctttatcttatttctttcagtcctaattctcacggagggattgactcaaataagtttattgatttaagaGATCTTTGTCTAATTTCTTTCAGTCCTAATTCTCATggagggattgactcaaataagtttattgatttagcAAAAGCTAATCGAAAGAGGCTTTTTGTTCACTTGGTGCACTCAACTAAGATAATTCTTGTTTGAAGCCATTACTTTAATTGGTTAACTACACTAATCGAAAGAGgtgttattaattaattattgtttAATGTCACTAATTAattgtcaataaattaatagttTAAGCGAGAGTGGTGCTATTAACATATTGTCGTTATGTGGAGTGATTGTATTAGAAATGAGAAATCATTCTTTAAACGGAGAAATAAGTAATaaacttttgattttattataataattttatctTGCCGATTCAAAATATCCCAACCTCTATCTTTTAttagaaaaatccaaaaatatttcttattttattattataattttcaATACTTTTGAACAATTCTCTTTTCATCAGTTTGATCCTCTCAAatagtaacaaaaataatacaaatttGTAGCCTAGGCGGTTCCAATCTCTGTGGGACGATATCTAAAAATTTACTATAATTTGACAGAGTACGAGCAGAAAATACCTATGCACATTGGTCTCGTCAaatttttggcgccgttgccggggattGGTAAACATCTACTTcagattaattattttattactactttgagatatttttttttttacactataTATTCAAGTATTTTGTTTCCTAGTACTTGACAAGCGTTAGGGGACTAAAACTTGAAGTCATTATTTACTATTATTATAttgatattaataatattatagtattattatattattatttttagtattattattatattatattattatattaatattattctattatattattatattaatgttattatatattatattatattatattatattattaaattaatattataatattagttatattatattattattattattactatatatattatcattatttaactatcttctattttttttttctaatacaTAGCAAGTGTTGGAGCAagacttgaaaaaaatatttatgaaaatatactCATTCCATGCACCTTCAAAATGAATCTTAATCAACCACGTAGAAATCTTTTTCAAAGTTAATGTCAGGTGATTATCACTTGTCATCTTTGTGGTGGGAACCATCATACATTGAATTGTCAATGAGTCATTTCTGAATATGAAGATGATTGTGAACTCTTTGATGAGTTCTCATATGGTGATTCCGAGAAATCAAAAACATTGAAAAATTACCAATTAGAATTAACCAAAGGTCAGTTACTTCTGATTATTGTGGTGAAAATCACCCCTTACCATGAATGtcaaggtgtaacactttcTCATATGGTGGTTCTCGGAGACTGAAAGACCTTGAAGAATTGATTGATAAAATAAGTCAGTGGTCTGTGATTTTTGTGGAGGCAACCACCAAAGTTTTGAATGCCAAACAGGTAACACAATCTCATACGGcatttctgaaaaattaaaatacattgaGGAATTAATGAATCAAAGGTCTGTTAGTTGTGAATACTGTGGTGGAAGTCACCTTAGTCATGAATGCCAATCAGATAATCCAATCTTTTTTGATTCATTTTATGAACAATCTCATGATGCTTCTAGTTCTTACATGTATAACGATTTTTATAGGTATAATGGCAATCCGGATTGCAATCAATACCTAAATTCTATGTGGAATCAAAGCAACATGAGTCAACCACCTCAAGAGGAGAACAAAAGATTTGAAGAGATTTTGTATATCTATACGAAAAAGATAGAAGAAAAACATGTGCAGAATCAAATAGCCATGATGCACTTAACAATGCAAGTAAATCACTTGGTAAGCATTGTAAACTCCTTAAATTTTGGTGgtgaacaaataaatgacataacatCATGTGAGAATGAATCAACTCAAGATGATGAGCCTTGTGAGAAAACGGTTATCACTCAAGAAGAAGGTTTAGATCTACTAGAGATTGCTTACAATGAAGATTTGGTTGAATTTAATTCAACAAATGATGAGTGCATATACGATTTTTTTTATCCACATAAATTGattaattttgaagaaaataagaatgAAGAGGTCATAAGCACAAATGAAATATCCTTTGATCgttattcttcaatttcttctaaacattataattttgtggattttgTTATTGGAGATTT
Coding sequences within it:
- the LOC132057999 gene encoding uncharacterized protein LOC132057999: MAQSRQKSYTDVRRRDSEFQVDNRVFLKVSPIVSRIHVEKVCGRPVVVVPTDTITVKDGLTYKEIPVAILDRQQGTEYRVMPRLGHHKVLHRSTCQFETLPKLALKPLIQHNFASFEVYRVGNGLELATSHTPLR